The following DNA comes from Candidatus Binatia bacterium.
GGTCCAGCCGCCGAAATAGCCCTGCACCGCCCCGGCGACGACCCCGACGATCGAGCTCAGGACCGTCAGGATCAGGCCGAACAGCACCGAGATGCGGAAGCCGTAGATGATGCGCGCCACGACGTCGCGCGCCTGGTCGTCGGTGCCGAGCCAGTTCCTGGCCGAAGGCGGCGCCGGCGCCGGCGTCGGCAGGTCGGCGATGACGGTGCTGTAGTTGTAGGGGATGAGCGGGAAGACCATCCAGCCCTTGGCCTCGATCAGCTTCCTGACCTCGGGGTCGCGGTACTCGGCCTCGGTCTCGAAGAAGCCGCCGAACGTGGTCTCGGGGTAGGCCTTGAGGAACGGCGTGTAGAAGGCGCCGTCGTAGCGCACGAGGATCGGCCTGTCGTTGGCGATCAGCTCGGCGAACAGGCTGACGAAGAACAGCGCCAGGAACAGCCAGAAGCTCCAGTAGCCCCGGTGGTTGGCGCGGAAGTTGTGCAGCCGCCGGCGGTTGATGGGCGAGAGCTTCACGAGCGCCATCGCCTAGACCCTGCGGCTGGCGAAGTCGATGCGCGGGTCGATCACGACGTACATCAGGTCGCCGACCAGCCCCATCAGCAGCCCGAGCAGCGTGAAGAAGTAG
Coding sequences within:
- a CDS encoding ABC transporter permease — protein: MALVKLSPINRRRLHNFRANHRGYWSFWLFLALFFVSLFAELIANDRPILVRYDGAFYTPFLKAYPETTFGGFFETEAEYRDPEVRKLIEAKGWMVFPLIPYNYSTVIADLPTPAPAPPSARNWLGTDDQARDVVARIIYGFRISVLFGLILTVLSSIVGVVAGAVQGYFGGWT